ACCGCAGATAGGCTGTCGGCGCCACCACCGCGTTCTGCAGCAGCGTCGGCGAGGTCATGCGCACGCGCAGGAAGTTCGGTGCGAGCAGCTCTGTACCCGTCACGGTCGCCTCGTGATCGCGCGCCCCGTACGCACGCGTGATCGCTCCGTGGAACCCGCGCTTGGCCATCACGTTCCTTCCCCGGCCCTGCCCGGCGACGACTTCCGCCCGGCGTGGATGATGCCACCCCAATGAAAACTAAGGTGAGCCTAACCAAATACACGGCGGCTGTCGACCTCCATTCGGGGTACCGGTGAACGGCTTCTCGCGTCACCGCCGCTATTCGACCAGCTTTCCCACCGAGTCGACATCGCGCATCAGCTCTGCGACCTCGTCGGGGATCGCAGCGATCGGCTCACGGACGACTCCGGTGCTCGGCGACCAGACGAGGTTCACCTGCAGCGTGGGGTCGGTGTCGGGAAAGTCACTGCGGTTGTGGCATCCGCGGGTCTCGCGCCGCTCCCGCAGCCCCTCGAGAAGCCCGTCCTCATCTCGCACCACGCCGGCACTCGCACGGTGAGCCTGGCGCACCGCTCCGACGTCACGCCAGGCGTGGCAGTCGCGGCGATGCGGGACGTGCTCGTAGTCACCGCCGAGCATTTCACGGACCGCGACCCGGCTCTGCACAGTGTCGGGTTATAGGCCACAGTGTCAGGACGAGGAACGCAGAAACGGCCCCCACCGAAGTGGAAGCCGTCTCGTCACTGTCTCAACACAGTGTGCGCCACGAGGGATTCGAACCCCCAACCTTCTGATCCGTAGTCAGATGCTCTATCCGTTGAGCTAGTGGCGCCCGGCCCGCTCAGCAGGCCAGGGAACAGCCTACAGCACCGCAGACCGCTAAGTGAAATCACCGGGAACGTCAGGTGTCGCCCACCTGTCGGGCCTCGCGCCGGGTGCTGCGCTCGCTCTTCGCCGCGTCCTTCTCCGCAGCCTTCTCCGCCGCCTTGGCTCGTTTCCGGCGTGCGCGCTGCTCGGATGAGAGCGCCTGCAGATCGACGAGTTTGAGTGCCTGCATCCGTGCATCGCGCATGCGGTCATAGTCGGGATCCTGGTCGGGGCGCATGCCTTCGACCCGCAACCGCCGGTCGAGGTTGCCACGCACGTCGCTCCAGGCGGCAGCCCGCGCTTCTTCGACGAGCTCGCCGAGCGCCTCGGGCTCCTCGGTCATCTTCCGCAGCCGCTCGGCCACGCCAGCGGACTGCTTCGCTCGACGTCGCAGGTTCCGCACGTCGCGGTCGCGGTAGTCATGAGTGCCGTGCGGGTCGGAGTGACGCCCCTTGGCCCGTTTGCGCAGCCGCGTGAGCAGATCCGCCGCGTCGTCGGACTCCTTCGCCATGGACAGCAGCGCGGCGCGCGCGACATCCATGTAGTGGTCGATCTCGAAGGCGCCGCCGCGCGCGATCGTCCCGACCAGGATCTGGTTCTTCACGGCCAGCTTCGCAGCCGCCGTGGCGATCGCGACACCCTCGCCGATGGCATCCGCCGTACGTCCCACGAGCACCTCCCGAATCGAGCGTACCGGCAGCCGCCGACGGCGGCGAGAGATGTCAGTCCGCTGCGCCCTCCCGCGCTCGAAGGCGTCGCTCCGCGGCCAGCTGCCCGTCGATCAGATGGGTGGGGATGATGCGCCCGATGGCATCGACATCACGCGCGTGCATCGCGGTGAGGATCTCCCGATGAGCACCGGCCGTCTCGGACAGTTCGTCGTACTGGCCGAACAGCCAGCGCAGTCGCGTGATCATCGACTCGGCCAGCTCGACGAGCATGGCGTTTCCCGACAGTTGCACGGCGGTGAAGTGGAACTTCGCGGATGCCGTGCGCGAGGTCTCCACGTCGTTGGACGCCGCAGCGGTCTCCTCCTCGTCGACGATGGACTCCAGCAGCGCCAGCCCGTTCTCGTCGATGCGCTCGGTCGCCAGCACGAATGCGAGGGTCTCGATCGCGGTGCGCACTTCGGCGAAGTCCTGCAGGTCCTGCACCGAGAACTCCCGCACCACCGCCCAGGTACGGGGCTTGGCCACGACGATGCCGTCGGCGACGAGCATTCTGATCGCCTCGCGCACCGGAAGCCGTGAGACGTGCAGCTCCGCCGCTATGTCGCGCTCGACCAGCCGCGAGCCCGGCTCACGTCGCCCGAGCATGATGTCATCGCGCAGCACATCCGCCACACGCTCCGATTCCAGTCGGCTGATCCGATCCCGCACCATGTGGGGATTCAACCACCCGCGTCGTCATTCGGCCAGCAGGTGCATCGCGCCGATGTCATTCTGGGATCATGACGCTTCCCTCTTCGGCCCTCGCCGGCCTCGTGCGCGTATACCCCGGCGACGACGGCCCCCTGCGCGGCACGGCATTGCTCTGGGCGCATGGCGGCGGGTTCGTGCACGGCGATCTCGACATGCCCGAGGCGGATGCCGTGGCACGGGCCTTCGCGGCCCGTGGCGCAACGGTCGCCTCGGTGGACTACCGCCTCGTCGCAGCGGACGGCACCCGGACGTTCCCCGCGGGCTCGGACGACGTCCTCACCGCCTGGTCGTGGCTGGTCGCCCACGCCACCGAGCTCGGTGCCGACCCGGGCCGGCTGTTCGTCGGCGGTGCGAGCGCGGGCGGGAACCTCATCGCCGGGGCCGTGCTGCGGATGCTGGGGAATGAGCCGGCCACGGCATCCGTCCCGCTCCCCGCTGGCGTGTTCCTCGCCTACCCGACCCTGCTCGCCGTGCAGCCGGCGCCGTCCGCCGCACTGCGCGCCGCGCTGGACGCGGATCCGGATGCCGATGTCTTCACCCCGCCTGCCGTGCGCGCCATGTACGAGACGTATCTGGGTGGCGACGTCGGGGACGCACCTCTGACTGCCGTCCCCGGCCGGGCGACGCCCGCCGACGTGGTGGGGTTCCCGCCGACGATCATGGTCAACAGCGACACCGACGAGCTGCGCGTGTCGGGCGAGCTGTTCGCCGCGACGCTGACGGATGCCGGGGTGCCGACCGACGTGTCATTCGAGCCGGGCACGAGACATGGGCACCTGAACCGCCCCGAGGAACCCGGTTTCGGGCGCACCATCGAACGCGTGGCCGCGTGGGTCGCGGCGCGGTGACCCCCAGAGCTCCGTCGGCGGAACGTCGGGCTCGGTCTCGGCGACTTCGGGGTGACGGGCGAGGTTGATGATCCCGGCGATGAGTCCGCCCCACACCGTGACCATCGCGATGACCATCATGACGACGGCGACAGGAGTCATGGCCGTTCTCCCTTCGACACCGCGTCCGGCAATCGGACGGCTCCCGTCTCGGCATCCGGTTCGTAGCTCTCCTCGACGAGGAACTCGTCGTACTCGGGGTCGTCCTTCGCGTGCGAACGTCCGCTCCACGGCAGCAGCGAGAGCAGGATCGCGAGGACGACCAGCGAGATGACCATGCCCCAGCCGAACACCCACAGGAACCAGATCGGATAGTCCCCGTACGGGGTGTTCACCTTGGCGATGATCTCGCTCACGAACAGGTAGCCGAGCACGACGGGCGCGAGCGCGCCGACCAGCAGCATCCAGATCCAGCCGACGTGGAAGCTCGAGCGGCGGTTGAGGTGATCCCTGAGGGCCGGAAGCCGGCCCAGCAGCCAGGCGACGACGATGACCGCGACGAACGCGACGGCCATGATGCCGAAGGCGTTGATGAAGGCATCCGCGGTGTCGAGCACCGCGAGAGCGGTGGTCGTCGAGAACAGTGCCAGCGAGATCAGCGCCACCGGGATCGACACCGTCATCGTGGTGCGGATCCGGCCCCAGCCGAGCTTGTCCTGCAGCGCGGCGACGATCACCTCGAGGATGCTGATCAGCGACGTGACGCCGGCGAACACCAGTGCGCCGAAGAAGAGCACGCCGATGATCGACCCGCCGGTGGCCTGCGACACGATCGTCGGGAAGGCCACGAATGCCAGGCCGATGCCCGAGGTCGCGACTCCGGCGACATCCGTTCCCTGCGCCTGCGCCATGAAACCGAGCGCCGCGAACACGCCGATCCCCGCGAGGATCTCGAAGCCGGAGTTCGCGAACGCGACCACCAGACCCGAACCGGTCAGGTCGGTCTTGCGCTTCAGATACGACGAGTAGGTGACCATGATGCCGAACGCCACCGACAGCGAGAAGAAGATGTGCCCGTAGGCCGCCGCCCACACGCCCGGGTCGGCGAGCGCCGCCCAGTTCGGGGCGAAGAACGCGTTCAGGCCCTCCATCGCCCCGGGCAGGAACAGCGACTGCACGACGAGGATGACGAACATCACCGTCAGCAGCGGCATGAGCACCATGTTCGCCCGGCCGATGCCGCGCTTGACGCCCAGAGCCATGATGACGATGACGACGAGCCAGACCAGGATCAGCGGGATGCCGGCCTGCGGCACGAACTGCGCCGACAGCCCGGTCTTCCCGACGTCGCCCATCTGCAGGAACTCCGTGAAGAAGAAGCCCTCCTCGTTGCCGACGCCCCAGCTCAGCTGCGCCGAGAACCAGGTGTACATCGCC
Above is a window of Microbacterium suwonense DNA encoding:
- a CDS encoding asparagine synthase, with the protein product MGRTADAIGEGVAIATAAAKLAVKNQILVGTIARGGAFEIDHYMDVARAALLSMAKESDDAADLLTRLRKRAKGRHSDPHGTHDYRDRDVRNLRRRAKQSAGVAERLRKMTEEPEALGELVEEARAAAWSDVRGNLDRRLRVEGMRPDQDPDYDRMRDARMQALKLVDLQALSSEQRARRKRAKAAEKAAEKDAAKSERSTRREARQVGDT
- a CDS encoding GntR family transcriptional regulator encodes the protein MVRDRISRLESERVADVLRDDIMLGRREPGSRLVERDIAAELHVSRLPVREAIRMLVADGIVVAKPRTWAVVREFSVQDLQDFAEVRTAIETLAFVLATERIDENGLALLESIVDEEETAAASNDVETSRTASAKFHFTAVQLSGNAMLVELAESMITRLRWLFGQYDELSETAGAHREILTAMHARDVDAIGRIIPTHLIDGQLAAERRLRAREGAAD
- a CDS encoding alpha/beta hydrolase fold domain-containing protein; the encoded protein is MTLPSSALAGLVRVYPGDDGPLRGTALLWAHGGGFVHGDLDMPEADAVARAFAARGATVASVDYRLVAADGTRTFPAGSDDVLTAWSWLVAHATELGADPGRLFVGGASAGGNLIAGAVLRMLGNEPATASVPLPAGVFLAYPTLLAVQPAPSAALRAALDADPDADVFTPPAVRAMYETYLGGDVGDAPLTAVPGRATPADVVGFPPTIMVNSDTDELRVSGELFAATLTDAGVPTDVSFEPGTRHGHLNRPEEPGFGRTIERVAAWVAAR
- a CDS encoding methionine/alanine import family NSS transporter small subunit, giving the protein MTPVAVVMMVIAMVTVWGGLIAGIINLARHPEVAETEPDVPPTELWGSPRRDPRGHAFDGAPETGFLGAVQVPMSRARLE
- a CDS encoding sodium-dependent transporter; its protein translation is MTTTQAPRREAFGSRNVFILSAIGSAVGLGNIWRFPYVAYEGGGGAFLIPYLCALLTAGIPLLFFDYAIGHRFRGSAPLAFRRMHRAAEPLGWWQVLICVVIAAYYAVIIAWAAMYTWFSAQLSWGVGNEEGFFFTEFLQMGDVGKTGLSAQFVPQAGIPLILVWLVVIVIMALGVKRGIGRANMVLMPLLTVMFVILVVQSLFLPGAMEGLNAFFAPNWAALADPGVWAAAYGHIFFSLSVAFGIMVTYSSYLKRKTDLTGSGLVVAFANSGFEILAGIGVFAALGFMAQAQGTDVAGVATSGIGLAFVAFPTIVSQATGGSIIGVLFFGALVFAGVTSLISILEVIVAALQDKLGWGRIRTTMTVSIPVALISLALFSTTTALAVLDTADAFINAFGIMAVAFVAVIVVAWLLGRLPALRDHLNRRSSFHVGWIWMLLVGALAPVVLGYLFVSEIIAKVNTPYGDYPIWFLWVFGWGMVISLVVLAILLSLLPWSGRSHAKDDPEYDEFLVEESYEPDAETGAVRLPDAVSKGERP